One window of Sporocytophaga myxococcoides DSM 11118 genomic DNA carries:
- a CDS encoding acyltransferase yields MDFKESFKKDLFNISNQNFNDKAILLFKYQAKHNPIYKQYLDLLGKDPDKVSLIEEIPFLPILFFKTQEIKTDIFSEKQIFYSSGTTGLQTSRHYVADPEFYLKNCEEIFRKFYGNLSDFIVLALLPSYQQNPGSSLIYMVNHFIKQSGNLLSGFVTENTLLDNLQKYKESPARKLLIGVSYALWDLAENEHPDLSDFIVMETGGMKGRREELVRDELHQILKSGLNIKNVHSEYGMTELLSQAYSAGNGFFLGPDWFKILLRDINDPLTIGSGRSSGGINIIDLANVDSCAFIETQDLGKISDDKNFEVLGRFDNSDIRGCNLLYLT; encoded by the coding sequence ATGGACTTCAAAGAAAGTTTTAAAAAAGATTTATTCAATATATCCAATCAAAACTTTAACGATAAGGCCATCCTTTTATTCAAATATCAGGCAAAACATAACCCGATTTATAAACAATATCTTGATCTTCTTGGAAAAGACCCCGACAAAGTCTCTTTAATTGAAGAAATCCCGTTTTTGCCGATTTTGTTTTTTAAGACTCAGGAAATAAAAACAGATATTTTTTCTGAAAAGCAGATTTTCTATAGCAGTGGCACTACCGGTTTGCAAACCAGTCGTCATTATGTAGCTGATCCTGAATTTTATTTGAAAAATTGCGAGGAGATTTTTAGAAAATTTTACGGCAATCTTTCTGATTTTATCGTATTGGCTTTATTACCTTCTTATCAGCAGAATCCGGGATCTTCCCTGATTTATATGGTAAATCATTTTATCAAACAGTCTGGTAATTTACTTTCAGGCTTCGTTACCGAAAATACGCTTTTGGATAACCTTCAGAAATATAAAGAAAGCCCTGCAAGAAAATTATTGATAGGGGTTTCTTATGCTCTCTGGGATTTGGCTGAAAATGAACATCCCGATTTGTCAGATTTTATCGTTATGGAGACAGGCGGCATGAAGGGCAGAAGGGAGGAGCTGGTCCGGGATGAATTACATCAGATTCTGAAAAGTGGTTTGAATATAAAAAATGTTCATTCAGAGTATGGGATGACAGAACTTTTATCTCAAGCTTACTCGGCAGGAAATGGTTTTTTTTTAGGTCCTGATTGGTTCAAAATCCTATTGCGGGATATCAATGATCCATTGACTATAGGATCGGGAAGATCGTCTGGTGGAATTAATATTATTGATTTAGCCAATGTAGATTCTTGTGCATTTATTGAAACTCAGGATCTTGGGAAAATTTCAGATGATAAAAACTTTGAGGTTCTTGGCAGGTTTGATAATTCCGATATTAGAGGATGCAATTTGCTCTACTTGACCTAG